GGAGGTAATTTTAGCAATGCCAAAATAGATCTCCAGCAAACGGAGATGCCCATTGTAAAAACGAAGACAGGCTTCCGGGTCGTCTGGCGCCTTAAAAGCCCTTACTGTAATCATGGTAGTGCATGTGGGTACTCTTTAAAAAGGATCAGTGCGGGAGATACGGTTTTACCCCATTTCGCTTTCGATTGCAAAATGAGAAATGGTCGCTCATCCCTGTATGATTAAACAAGAATTTGTTCAAAATCCACGTAATACCTGCCTGAGCTTTTGAAGTGATCGAGCAGAATCCTTCTGCAGGTATCGGTTACTACTGCCCCACCTAATACCACAGAGGAAGCCAGCTGTGGCCAGGTAGTGATGGTTTTTCCAATCTGGCCTAAAGAGTATTTCATTCTTTCTGACATATCATCCAGGGCGACCATAGGGCGGAATATGGGTAGTTTCTCTGCATCCGTTAGTCCGCGCAGGCTTTTCAGATCTATATCGGGAATAAAACCATGGAGTAAAGGTCGGTCGGGTTCCAGGTCAAAACGTTCAACGTCCACCATTCCCCGGTCATTGGTATCCATTACAACGGGAACACCAAGCGCTTTGGCCTTCATTCTGCTCAGGATCTTGATATCTATACCGTCACATTCTTCCACCAGTATGTCCAGGTTACCGCCTTTGGTAAAGAAATCGTCCAGGTTTTCTTCAGTAGCGCCGTCTTTGAAAATGACTACTTTGATGAATGGGTCCAGTTCTGCTATTTCACGTGCTGCAATGATCACTTTATGTACCTGTATGCTATGAATACCTGTACGGATCCTGTTCATATTGGTCAGCTCGACTTTGTCAAAGTCTGTCAGGCGTAATTCGCCGCAAACCCTTTCCATAGCCAGTGTTAATGCGATGGATTGTCCGACGGAAAGGCCAATAATGCCAATTTTCTTACTGTTGAGCAGGGCAATCTCCTCATCAGTGATCTTTTGTTTATTACGGCTGGTTCGTAATTCAATAAAGTCCTTTTCATCTACAATATGTACCACCCGGTGTGACCAGGGGTAGTAAACCCATACACCAACGGCATGAATTGGTGTAGTACCAACATATTCCCTGATCTTTTGTTCAGATTCTTCTTCCGTGAGTCGTTTGGTCGGATTGCGTATTTTCATCAGCTCCCTCAGTTGAGAGTAGATTTCGTCATACACTCTGATATGAGGGTTGTTTTTCAGCAAAGCCAGTAAATCGACATATTGTTCTTCGTGCTGCAATCGATAAAATACTGGTGTGTAATTATCTGGCTCGGTCCGTTGCTGATTGATATAATGCTCTAGTTCTGTCATTTTGCCTGGCATAAAATTTTATGAACAATGATGGCAATAATAAATGGTATATGTTAAAGTATGGTTTGTTAGTATGAGTTTGATTATGGCATGGTATGGGCCCTGGTGACAAAGGCAAGCTCGTTAGTTTTCTATATATAGTACATATTCACTATGTAGTTCGGGATAAATGTTGTTTTAGTATACAAGAAAAATAAAAGTTAAAGTTTCACATGAAAGCGTATGGTAAAATAACAATTAATTTCAAAAGATTGCGAAATGTTGCGGTTATTTTAATGAGAATCCGGGTTTAAGTCGCAATTGTTTGATGACCGGCTGGGCTCATGCAATAAATTTCTATAATATTGGTGCAGAATTTGCTGCCCGTTTGCAGTAAGATTCAAGTTCTTTATCATCATAATTTAATGCCTAAGTATATGAACAAGAGAGAATTTATTAAGCTGGCAGGCCTGGCAGGCGTAGCAGCTCTTGGTAATCCATCAGGTATAATGGCCGCGGCTCCGGCTACTCATAAAGGAATATCTATCCTGGGTACCGATCAGAAAGCACCTTTTTCTGTGCCACCGTTAGCTTTTGGATTTGATGCCCTGGAGCCGCACATCGATAAGGCAACAATGGAGATTCATCACGATAAGCACCATGGCACGTATGTTAAGAACCTGAATGATGCCGTAAAGGGATCACCTTACGAAAATCTTACACTTGAGCAGATATTGGCGAAAGTGAAACCTGAAGACAAGGCAATCCGTAATAATGCTGGCGGACATTTTAACCATTCCCTCTTCTGGCGGTTATTATCTCCACAAAAAACAACTCCTTCTGATAAGCTGAAAGCAGCGATCACGCAGACTTTTACTTCCTGGGAGAAGTTCCAGGAGATTTTTAATACAGCGGCGAAAGGCGTGTTTGGCTCTGGCTGGGCATGGCTTATTGTTACGCCAGGTAAAAAGCTGTCTATCATCTCAACACCTAACCAGGATAATCCACTGATGGATAACATCGTGAAAGAGCGTGGTACACCGATCCTGGCGCTGGATGTATGGGAACATGCCTATTATCTAAAATATCACAACGTGCGTGCTGATTATGTGACAGCCTTCTGGAATGTGGTTAACTGGAATGAAGTGGATAAATTATACGCAGCTGCGGTTAAATAATCTTTGCTCATGCAATAATAAAAAAGAGGCATCGTCTGATGCCTCTTTTTTATTGATAAAGTCTATTTCCTTTTGAAGAACACAAACCCATTCTTTTCTCCTACTATTTCCAGGTTAGGGTCAGTACGGAAGGGACTACTATCCTGTATGCGGCAGATGAACCAGGTGGGCTTATCCACAGCCCCACTCAGCAGCCAGTCTGTATTGTAATAATTCTGGTTGGCCGGTGGTAGCTTCTTAGTATAGAAAAGATGTGCATAACTATGGTACATGAGCACCTGTACATAATCGTCCTTTCCTTCAAATGACTTAAAGAAGTCGATGGCAGCACCCTGTGAATAGCGTTCTATCTTGGGCGTGAAATGCACGATCGTGATCTGAATGGCCAGGATGGTGCTGAAGAATATACATAGCAGACCTGCCTGTAGCTTTTTCCTGAACAGCAGTACGGTGCCTATAATAATAAGTAGTATATAGCCTGCGCCGTAAGCTGTTTCCCATATGGACCAGGGTACCTGTGCCTGCAGGTTGGCCTGTGCAAAACGATCGTGGATATGCGGAATGAGCAGGTCTTTGTAAACACCCACTACTGGCAGCAGGGTAATCGCCAGGCCTATTGCCAGGCCGATCAGCAGCATTACAATGATATTCCAGCCATGTAGTATTAGCTTCTTTTCTGCGATACGGTGTACCTGCCATGCGGCGAGGAAGCTAAGCGGGAAGTAACAAAGAGAAGAATAGTGAACGATCTTGGTCTCCACGATAGAAAACAGGACCAGTACCACCCAGAATAACACCCACATCCAGATCTTGAAATCCTTCACTTCCGCTGCATAAGAGCCCGAATAGATAGATTTCTTTTTGCCGCTCCTGATGTAGGAGAGGAGGAAGACACTTGCCGGAAAACATCCGATCAGTAATACGATCCAGTGATAGAAGAAGGAACCACCATGACCTGCGTCTTTGGTAGTGAAGAGCCTTATCTGATAAGTGATAAATTCCTGTACGAACCAGAAGCCGTGAACCATGATCTCATAGCCGAACCACAACGAAGTTGTGATAAATGCAGCCAGCATGATCATGCCTATCTGCGCAAGACTGATACCGATCTTTCCCTTTTTATACAGCCAGTAGAACAGGAGCGTGAGTATGCTGACAAGGATCGCTACCGGACCTTTCGTGAGTACGGCTAATCCCAGGAAGATACCGCTGATGATCGCCATACGGGAAGGGCGCGTGCTATAGCTGGTACGATATGCACAGTAGATCGCCAGGAAAATAAAGAAGTTGAAAGTAGGATCGATAATGCCTGACTTAAAGTAAAAGTGAGGTAACCATGAACCGGCATATGCCAGTGCCCACCACATACCGAACTTGTCATCAATCAGTTTCTTACCGATGCCAAACAGGGTGACCAGTGTGGCAATACCTATGATCGCATTAGGAAAGCGGGCAGCAAATTCGTTCACCCCAAACAGCTGCATACTGATAGCCTGTAGCCAGATAAATAAAGGCGGTTTTTCCCAGAAGGGTTGAAAGTCGATCTGTACTCTGGCATAATCATGACTAACAATCATCTCCCTTGCAGCTTCTGCGAAGTTGATCTCGTCCCAGTCAAACAGGTGCACAGCACCCAGAAAGGGTACGAAAAGAACAGCAGCTACAATGGCAATCAACAGGTATTTCATAATTCAGGCTATCAATAAAATAAACGAATCAGGTCAGGCTGATCACCGGTTCTGTGACCACTTCCGGTGATGGCATTTTTCTGCTCTGATGGAACAGTGCATAAACAATCAGGCTGCTTGTTGTGCCAATGATACTACCGACATACACATCTACAAAGAAATGCTGTGCCAGGTAAATTCTCGAATAGGCTGCCAGCAACGCTAGTGTTAAGAACGCAAATCCGGAGAATTTATTCCTGCATATGAGTGCTAATAAAGTGCACATAGCGAATGCAGTTGTTGTATGTCCGGAAGGAAAACTACAGGAACCGTGTACAGTTACCCATTTAACGGTATGTACAAAAGTTTCCGCATCTGCAAAATACAACGCAGGTCTCGGTTCGTTGTAATAATGTTTTGCTGTTTGTACAATGATTGTTGTAATTAATAATACAACGCCAGCGGAGAAGAACAATTTGTATTGGCGGAGGACCAGTATAAGCGCCAGCATTACCCCAAAGGTAATTCCATCTCCGATGTAGGTCATGCCTGACATGGCAACATCTGCCCACGGAGCGTAGATGTGGTTAATGCCAAGAAATAGTTCATCATGTGTGAAATAAATCTGCAGCAGTGCACCCGCAACGATCCATAACAGGAATGGCAAAAAAAATGGAGCATTTTTGCCCAGCAGCATAGGTAGTGTTTTCATAGTTGTAGGTTGTGACCCGCCATCAGGCGTAGCGGAGCAGACGGATCTTCAGCATCATTTTCTTATAGCAGGCACAGGTTTACAGTGCTGGACAGTCAGTACTGTTCAGAGAAAATGTGAAGATCTTGAAGCTGGAAGCTAGTGGCCTATGGCTGTCAAGTTGTAGGTTTTGGACTTTTTTTTCTAAAGAGCTTTTTTATTTTATTGAATATCCTGAGATAAAACTCCTTGTTGAACAGATTGGAATCGTTCAGGGCTTTATAGATCAGGAACATCGCAATAGGCATAAGGACTATGTTGGAGAGCCACATACCGCTCCAGGTGGCCATAACGTCTTTTCGGGCCATCTTCTCTCCAACCATGAAAAATATATTAAAGATCACAAAGAACACAACAGCAAATATCAGTGGGGTACCCAAACCACCCTTTCTGATGATGGAACCCAGCGGAGCACCAATGAGGAACATGACGATACAGGAGAATGCCAGGGTAAATTTACGCTGCCATTCTACTTTGTGCAATAGTAGTGTACTGTGCTTATCACCAAATTCTCTTGCAGGCCCTTCCAGGTTATTCTGACCATCACGGAGGTTTTGTTCAGTTCTTTCGAGTGTATATCTGAGTGATTTTTCAGGAATGAAATCTCTGAAACTAGCCGCGTTCAACGGTGGTGCTTTGGCCAGCCATCCAGTATCGGCCCATTTGTAGAACGCATAACGGGTGGTGATGTAAGCATTGACAGTACGCGTAAACAGTTTTTCCTGTTTGTACAGGGAGTCAATGGCTTTATCGAGCTGCCGGACGTTCAGCATCTGCTGGTTGGAGGCAAAGAGGCCCATATCCAGCCGGCTGAATGCGAAAGAGCTAAGGTCGAATGCTTTTTTATATTCGCGGAAGCCCAAACGGATCAGTTCTCCGGGCGTTGTGGAACTACGGTTATTTCTTTCTTCGTAGCGCCATCCTTTTTCGAGAATGAAGTAGAGGAAGCGTTTATCAGCCGAAAGCAGCATGGTTCCCTTTTCTGCAAGGATCACCTTATCGCCGCCACCGGGCGTATGATCGATGATCATCACCTGATGGATCGTCTTGTTGTCGCTTTCCTTCTGTGCCACCTTAATGGT
The DNA window shown above is from Chitinophaga agri and carries:
- a CDS encoding ArnT family glycosyltransferase, with amino-acid sequence MKYLLIAIVAAVLFVPFLGAVHLFDWDEINFAEAAREMIVSHDYARVQIDFQPFWEKPPLFIWLQAISMQLFGVNEFAARFPNAIIGIATLVTLFGIGKKLIDDKFGMWWALAYAGSWLPHFYFKSGIIDPTFNFFIFLAIYCAYRTSYSTRPSRMAIISGIFLGLAVLTKGPVAILVSILTLLFYWLYKKGKIGISLAQIGMIMLAAFITTSLWFGYEIMVHGFWFVQEFITYQIRLFTTKDAGHGGSFFYHWIVLLIGCFPASVFLLSYIRSGKKKSIYSGSYAAEVKDFKIWMWVLFWVVLVLFSIVETKIVHYSSLCYFPLSFLAAWQVHRIAEKKLILHGWNIIVMLLIGLAIGLAITLLPVVGVYKDLLIPHIHDRFAQANLQAQVPWSIWETAYGAGYILLIIIGTVLLFRKKLQAGLLCIFFSTILAIQITIVHFTPKIERYSQGAAIDFFKSFEGKDDYVQVLMYHSYAHLFYTKKLPPANQNYYNTDWLLSGAVDKPTWFICRIQDSSPFRTDPNLEIVGEKNGFVFFKRK
- a CDS encoding superoxide dismutase, with protein sequence MNKREFIKLAGLAGVAALGNPSGIMAAAPATHKGISILGTDQKAPFSVPPLAFGFDALEPHIDKATMEIHHDKHHGTYVKNLNDAVKGSPYENLTLEQILAKVKPEDKAIRNNAGGHFNHSLFWRLLSPQKTTPSDKLKAAITQTFTSWEKFQEIFNTAAKGVFGSGWAWLIVTPGKKLSIISTPNQDNPLMDNIVKERGTPILALDVWEHAYYLKYHNVRADYVTAFWNVVNWNEVDKLYAAAVK
- a CDS encoding phosphatase PAP2 family protein, whose translation is MKTLPMLLGKNAPFFLPFLLWIVAGALLQIYFTHDELFLGINHIYAPWADVAMSGMTYIGDGITFGVMLALILVLRQYKLFFSAGVVLLITTIIVQTAKHYYNEPRPALYFADAETFVHTVKWVTVHGSCSFPSGHTTTAFAMCTLLALICRNKFSGFAFLTLALLAAYSRIYLAQHFFVDVYVGSIIGTTSSLIVYALFHQSRKMPSPEVVTEPVISLT
- a CDS encoding LptF/LptG family permease, encoding MKKLDKLIIKTFMGPFVATFFVTLFVLMMQFLWKYIDDLVGKGLDTTVIIELISYTSANLVSLALPLAVLLSSIMTFGNLGESFELVALKSSGISLTRFMRPLLLVCTVVAILAFLFNNYAMPVANLRAKSLLYDITNSKPAFNIKAGVFYTDIPDYTIKVAQKESDNKTIHQVMIIDHTPGGGDKVILAEKGTMLLSADKRFLYFILEKGWRYEERNNRSSTTPGELIRLGFREYKKAFDLSSFAFSRLDMGLFASNQQMLNVRQLDKAIDSLYKQEKLFTRTVNAYITTRYAFYKWADTGWLAKAPPLNAASFRDFIPEKSLRYTLERTEQNLRDGQNNLEGPAREFGDKHSTLLLHKVEWQRKFTLAFSCIVMFLIGAPLGSIIRKGGLGTPLIFAVVFFVIFNIFFMVGEKMARKDVMATWSGMWLSNIVLMPIAMFLIYKALNDSNLFNKEFYLRIFNKIKKLFRKKSPKPTT
- a CDS encoding ThiF family adenylyltransferase gives rise to the protein MTELEHYINQQRTEPDNYTPVFYRLQHEEQYVDLLALLKNNPHIRVYDEIYSQLRELMKIRNPTKRLTEEESEQKIREYVGTTPIHAVGVWVYYPWSHRVVHIVDEKDFIELRTSRNKQKITDEEIALLNSKKIGIIGLSVGQSIALTLAMERVCGELRLTDFDKVELTNMNRIRTGIHSIQVHKVIIAAREIAELDPFIKVVIFKDGATEENLDDFFTKGGNLDILVEECDGIDIKILSRMKAKALGVPVVMDTNDRGMVDVERFDLEPDRPLLHGFIPDIDLKSLRGLTDAEKLPIFRPMVALDDMSERMKYSLGQIGKTITTWPQLASSVVLGGAVVTDTCRRILLDHFKSSGRYYVDFEQILV